The proteins below come from a single Etheostoma spectabile isolate EspeVRDwgs_2016 chromosome 4, UIUC_Espe_1.0, whole genome shotgun sequence genomic window:
- the obsl1b gene encoding obscurin isoform X1, giving the protein MDVFGGAPRFLAYPRPVVVQSGTDAVLKCQIGGDPRPAVIWERNNEKIDPQGRYRVFEDGNVYNLIISAVTTEDSGQYICKAKNSIGETYAAATLKVEGEAQEMEFREENKPRFLIKPLSTRAGRGDDAVFSCKLWGNPRPEVVWEKDGRKLNEIFESTHFTVGFQDGGWFQLKIFKTRAPDGGVYTCKARNEFGEALAGAVLLVDAGPGHEEEGNRNGYTNGHWKAHQGKQRSGRQVSNRLKDDTMTKSTKVKMFAVTEGKHAKFRCFVTGKPKPEIIWRKDGRLILSGRRYLLYEDREGYFTLKVLYCKQKDNGVYVCAASNTAGQTLSAVHLSVKEPPVQFKQPLIDLEVWERDLAVLECEVPEDSVAITWYLEDRRLQPGAKYGMEEWGTKRRLTIRDIGVDDDGIYLCEMPDGGRSIAEVAVKGTILRKLPRKVDVLEGENAAFCVEVEKEEMDIHWYKDAIELRETHQTILKSFGRTHILVFVNTMPQDSGLVTFLVGRSKTSSMLRVKAARHCPPSCPVGVQINTERANAALLSWVPAQDSRKNPPSGYVLERQEVGTGSQEWLQCLTTDSATSVEILGDSVPCEADYRFRICSVNKYGKSNNVEFPRAVHLVPVARIQAPLQDALVPEGQDAQFSIELSASVIGTWFLNGTQLQEDERYSMRRSRTHQSLRIRGVRDTDNGAEITFIAYGIRDSAALYIQAPLVKFSPMSEMDRNKFVEIGNPIVLYCELSDPAAPVHWYKNGVELQTMEGLHIQSEGTMRRIVIQSAEFSHSGVYCCDAIDDVIRFNVEVEAPPVRFSAIPDAEKNKTIETGNPIVLCCELSDPSAQVHWYKDGSKLNPQADVEILTDGLVRKLIVHSAEFYHAGSYCCKTKGDTITFSVDIKAPTVKFSAMPEEMRTKSIEAGSTFVLQCVVSDPEAHVCWYKDEMQLISNSGLEINSEGNIRTLVVQSAEMCHSGVYRCTTQDDTMEFQVEIKAIPVTYSTIFDVERTKSLEAGKLLELKCEVADSTVPVCWYEEAVKLCPQNDWDIQSNGTLKRLIIPSDEVLPSGLYSCETADDTNHFPVDIKAPMLPLSPSPEVVETPSLEATCPTEPTCETSDPDFQVDKEHDSNKEPDSEMGGIKKTLVIEPTHPSNSGAYYCATVDDVAQLIVNNQVPAPTYLLGPGVAKTESAEVDCQIVQQFEISDPIAKACWYKDGTQIYPKREADCESQSGSQTVPLQLHDLSDNGSFGCETSGDTQLNVDMKAEQRHCGDEIGEIADASAQYTVDVKATSPRLSSEQEKKSKEEAFPVEVDCMSSKCNSGTFCGERGDAQTYEEHSIPMPTSQSACGYMTEWIAPKQPRELSDNQQTTNAQSPVYCNSVKPSMMQSDTHHHTNKLRESHGEEFIYYLQHAKAQSEELDNSPQTAVKTDEICNVQQTAAVESEEATLKTLTVPSEELNSTKQMLTVQSELGNPLQTSTAQSEHHTNHKSDKFCNSLKTGTLQSEESFKSSNTVQPEESFKFSNNVQPEESFKSSNTVQPEESFKSSNTVQPEESFKSSNTVQPEESFKSSNTVQPEESFKSSNTVQPEESFKSSNTVQPEESFKSPNTVQPEESFKSSNTVQPQESFKSSNTVQPEESFKSSNPGQPEESFKSSHTGQPEESFKSSHTATVQPEESFKSSSTATVQSQESFKSSHTETVRPEEPLQSTHTGTIQLEEPFKTLQTAIVKSEECCSSIQLAAALSERLFDSLQTETVHSEGPYNSLWTATDKSEELNRLLQTSTVQLSTTSPQSLDLYNSEEAETGKRRKHYILQKSAHVTLDDHKGQAVPNCSKVLYQSMSTTVPAERHYTMKASEDQVDCIINSGQRPSSQFAVPQYVKQTPTVQSEEIYLSKTYDSHWSDSVTANKVAVEAPPVRITTHCEAERNKSVEVGEPIVLRCEISDPNAQVNWYKDGMNLRETAGQDILTEGSIRTLAIQSAMLSHSGIYSCKTTDDAMQFHVDVEAPLLKFSALSEGDQKKTVMTGFPIALQCELSDPTGQVSWYKDGTKLLPENGVDIQSEGNLRSLVVPSAERSHTGVYRCESKDDDIQFAVEVKALPGKFSELQESDRTKSVQEGSPIVLSCELSDDPSAHVDWYKDGLKLLPQNNTEIQSDGLKRTLLIHSAENIHGGTYECSTSADTIAFKVDVEGRSPQIMPIPLSEKYKMIALGCPIILQCKVSDPLAQVSWFKDELELFCKTGLDMKRDGTLRKLIIHSAKVSDSGLYSCSLADDVVAFHVDVEASPVRFSALPVVARNKFVEAGCPIKLQCEVSEQTAQVYWHKDGEQLFPKSEWEIQTKEKLRALVIPSAEVRHSGLYSCEAADDRIEFKVDVAAIPEAERSKSVEAGSPINLQCEISDPTSQTCWCEDGIKLLPKSGINIDSEGKERALVMKSATSSCSVVYSCKTDDDSDFNDFYVEVKAPPVTFVDIPEEDLFKSVVENEQLVLSCEVSRADGVVHWYKDGTEMQPCNNITMQAEGNTRNLTVHSAQLSDTGTYTCRAGDNVLMYKVNIREPPVVIIYPKEDVHLDRHVPEEIILSCELSRPNGVVSWYKDGQKLQESENIKLKIEGPYRRLKIISSGVEDSGEYVCDTADASIFFHLTITEPPVRIVSPSQSQMELCQQTSERMVLSCEISRPNAVVRWYRDGLEVEENDNLILEVDGVYRRLIIPETTVKDSAEYVCDTADESVTFFVNIAEPPVRFVRPRKMAGRVDKVVGETLVLDCEVSRSNAEVNWKKNGEEVEDSKNITILEDGVMRQLTVHSLTMEDAGKYVCDAKDDVMDFTVNVQELPVKILGKTDAKTEKQFLVSDDIILVCELSRPNASVSWYKDNQLIDNTERYCSEEQGVFRSLVVLNAGLEDSAEYTCDAVDDKMVFYITVKEPEVQIIGNSGHPEHHILVEGDDLILECEVSRSNAPVQWLCNGVILKPDTRIKIDSYEVVRKLVITGLQPSDSGKYICDAIDDKLTTIVEVQELPVKFENKKANNNVSAYENESVTLRAIVSRERANVRWVKDGQLLNGDNIHISSEGNTHKLTINPLQLSDSGEYVCDVNTDEMYFSLLVKEMKVKFIRPLENALSLEGSTLILRCEINKPKGDVQWLKAGHEISPSRRHTIRAQGRERSFTIHQLVKEDAGEYACESTDDRTSATVTVETPRVVEFIAELRNITVCEGEDAIFKCVVSPEDSRLVWSLNGKQVTLNERTVTSSNGLCHMLCIHNCMVSDSGRVTADAEGLVSEAELHVQEQQVLFTKKMTPVVAEEYSEATLEVEVSLDSGEVQWMRQGVLIHPGAKNTLKHKGRKHSLTIYNLAMSDRGTYSCETLHDRTQAQLTVEPRKITIKKGLTDIKTTERETASFEVELSHPDVQGTWMRNAIQLKPTNHFRMSSKGQVHSLTISNLSVEDTGTFMFCVDNLKTTARLVVKEPPVTIFRKLEDQKFPDGAVISIECELSRHNVDVKWIKNGVELKPSKDLRIYAMGRKRFLQIMKCHVSDSGMYTCDAGDTTTSCTVEVYERELLILQRLVDVDIQEDQNAVFVCEVSVEDVPGEWYKNGERIQPTSTIKIRQEGTKHFLLMCNVRAEDSGEIKFVTRHVESVASLEVEEIPVNIVKPLQDTTALEKSRVLLDCTVSNPRCSIRWYKGSNVVLPSERFEICSEGCYRKLIIQQVVLDDEGTYSVQVGEYTCSAKLTVEAQSVLMVSELKDVEVTAPGEACFECEVSVPVLKAPMWSLNGEPLQPSSRVRLEKMGTVHRLTLRQTSPDMSGVVEFTSGKAQSRAQLRVLSDP; this is encoded by the exons AGCCACCTGTGCAGTTCAAGCAGCCACTCATTGATCTAGAAGTATGGGAACGAGATTTGGCTGTTCTCGAGTGTGAAGTTCCAGAGGACTCTGTTGCCATCACATGGTATCTGGAGGATAGACGACTGCAGCCGGGGGCCAAATATGGAATGGAGGAGTGGGGAACAAAACGGCGACTAACTATCCGTGACATCGGAGTTGACGATGATGGGATTTACCTCTGTGAGATGCCCGATGGGGGCAGAAGCATTGCAGAGGTTGCTGTGAAAG GGACAATTTTGCGGAAGCTTCCAAGAAAAGTGGATGTATTGGAAGGTGAAAATGCTGCCTTTTGTGTTGAagtggaaaaagaagaaatggacATACATTGGTATAAAGATGCAATAGAGCTGCGTGAAACCCATCAGACCATCCTTAAGTCTTTCGGTAGGACTCACATCCTGGTCTTCGTCAATACAATGCCCCAAGACTCTGGCCTTGTGACTTTCCTTGTAGGCAGATCCAAGACTTCCTCTATGCTAAGAGTGAAAG CGGCCAGACATTGTCCTCCGAGTTGTCCAGTGGGTGTGCAGATTAACACAGAGCGTGCTAATGCAGCTCTTCTCTCATGGGTTCCTGCTCAGGACTCACGAAAGAACCCCCCATCTGGATATGTGCTTGAGCGACAAGAAGTGGGCACTGGCTCACAGGAGTGGCTACAGTGCCTGACCACTGACTCCGCAACCTCTGTAGAGATCCTTGGTGACAGCGTACCATGTGAAGCAGATTATCGATTTCGCATCTGCAGTGTAAACAAATATGGAAAGAGCAACAATGTTGAGTTCCCTAGAGCTGTTCACTTAG ttCCAGTTGCCAGAATTCAAGCTCCCTTACAGGATGCCTTGGTACCCGAGGGGCAAGATGCCCAGTTCTCTATTGAGCTTTCTGCTTCAGTTATTGGTACATGGTTCTTAAATGGTACTCAGCTTCAGGAAGATGAACGTTATTCCATGCGTCGGTCAAGAACACACCAATCTCTTCGCATTCGAGGAGTACGTGATACAGACAATGGAGCCGAAATCACATTTATTGCCTATGGGATCCGGGATTCTGCAGCACTGTACATTCAAG cTCCTCTTGTCAAGTTTTCACCAATGTCAGAAATGGATCGAAACAAATTTGTAGAAATTGGAAACCCCATAGTGCTGTACTGTGAGCTGTCGGACCCTGCAGCTCCAGTGCACTGGTACAAGAATGGGGTGGAATTACAGACAATGGAGGGTCTGCATATCCAATCAGAAGGCACCATGAGAAGAATTGTCATACAATCAGCAGAGTTCTCACATTCGGGAGTGTATTGCTGTGATGCCATTGATGACGTCATCAGGTTCAATGTGGAAGTAGAGG CCCCACCTGTGAGGTTTTCAGCAATTCCAGATGCGGAGAAGAACAAAACCATTGAAACCGGCAACCCCATTGTTTTATGCTGCGAGCTCTCAGATCCTTCTGCCCAGGTGCACTGGTACAAAGATGGGTCAAAGCTCAATCCTCAAGCTGATGTAGAAATTCTAACTGATGGCTTGGTGAGAAAATTGATTGTCCATTCAGCAGAATTTTACCACGCTGGGTCATACTGCTGCAAGACAAAGGGTGACACCATCACGTTCAGTGTGGACATCAAAG CTCCAACTGTGAAGTTCTCAGCAATGCCTGAAGAAATGAGGACCAAGTCGATCGAAGCAGGCAGCACTTTTGTACTCCAGTGTGTGGTGTCGGATCCTGAGGCCCATGTTTGCTGGTACAAGGATGAAATGCAGCTCATTTCAAACTCTGGATTAGAAATCAACTCAGAGGGCAACATAAGGACGTTAGTTGTTCAGTCTGCAGAGATGTGCCACTCTGGTGTGTACAGATGCACTACACAGGATGATACCATGGAGTTTCAAGTGGAGATCAAAG CTATACCAGTGACGTACTCTACTATCTTTGACGTTGAGAGAACCAAGTCACTTGAAGCAGGCAAACTTTTGGAGCTGAAATGTGAGGTTGCAGACTCCACTGTGCCTGTCTGCTGGTATGAAGAGGCTGTAAAGCTCTGCCCGCAGAATGATTGGGATATACAGAGTAATGGCACGTTGAAGAGACTCATTATCCCATCTGATGAGGTCTTGCCCTCAGGGCTATACAGCTGTGAAACCGCTGATGACACTAATCACTTCCCTGTGGATATTAaag CTCCAATGCTGCCGTTATCACCCTCACCAGAGGTTGTGGAGACGCCGTCACTTGAAGCAACCTGCCCGACTGAACCAACATGTGAAACCTCAGACCCTGATTTCCAGGTGGATAAAGAACATGATTCTAACAAAGAGCCTGATTCTGAAATGGGAGGCATCAAGAAGACTCTTGTAATTGAACCAACTCATCCTTCAAACTCTGGAGCATACTATTGTGCAACAGTAGATGATGTTGCCCAATTAATAGTAAACAATCAAG TGCCAGCTCCAACATATCTGCTTGGCCCTGGTGTTGCGAAGACTGAGTCTGCGGAAGTGGACTGCCAAATTGTTCAGCAATTTGAGATTTCAGATCCCATTGCCAAAGCCTGTTGGTACAAAGATGGAACCCAGATCTACCCAAAAAGGGAAGCTGACTGTGAATCACAGAGCGGCAGCCAAACCGTGCCCCTTCAGTTACATGACTTGTCTGATAATGGGAGTTTTGGCTGTGAAACATCTGGTGATACACAGTTAAATGTGGACATGAAAG CAGAGCAGCGTCACTGTGGTGACGAGATTGGTGAGATAGCTGATGCATCTGCCCAATACACTGTGGATGTCAAAG CTACATCGCCGAGGCTCTCTTCTGAACAAGAAAAGAAGTCCAAGGAAGAGGCATTTCCTGTTGAAGTTGACTGCATGTCCTCAAAATGCAATTCTGGTACCTTCTGTGGCGAGAGAGGAGATGCACAGACATACGAAGAACATTCCATTCCTATGCCAACTTCCCAGTCAGCATGTGGATATATGACTGAATGGATTGCACCTAAACAGCCAAGGGAGCTCTCTGACaatcaacaaacaacaaatgccCAATCTCCTGTTTACTGTAACTCTGTAAAGCCATCAATGATGCAATCTGACACACATCATCACACTAATAAGCTCAGAGAATCACATGGTGAGGAATTCATTTATTATCTACAGCATGCAAAAGCCCAATCTGAAGAGCTTGATAATTCCCCCCAGACAGCTGTCAAGACAGATGAGATCTGTAATGTTCAACAAACTGCAGCGGTTGAATCAGAGGAAGCCACTCTCAAGACTCTAACTGTCCCATCAGAAGAGCTAAATAGCACAAAACAGATGTTAACTGTCCAGTCAGAGCTAGGTAACCCCTTACAGACTTCAACTGCCCAATCAGAACACCATACTAACCACAAATCAGACAAGTTCTGTAACTCTTTAAAAACGGGAACTCTGCAGTCAGAGGAGTCCTTTAAATCCTCAAACACTGTCCAACCAGAGGAGTCCTTTAAATTCTCAAACAATGTCCAACCAGAGGAGTCCTTTAAATCCTCAAACACTGTCCAACCAGAGGAGTCCTTTAAATCCTCAAACACTGTCCAACCAGAGGAGTCCTTTAAATCCTCAAACACTGTCCAACCAGAGGAGTCCTTTAAATCCTCAAACACTGTCCAACCAGAGGAGTCCTTTAAATCCTCAAACACTGTCCAACCAGAGGAGTCCTTTAAATCCTCAAACACTGTCCAACCAGAGGAGTCCTTTAAATCCCCAAACACTGTCCAACCAGAGGAGTCCTTTAAATCCTCAAACACTGTCCAACCACAGGAGTCCTTTAAATCCTCAAACACTGTCCAACCAGAGGAGTCCTTTAAATCCTCAAATCCTGGCCAACCAGAGGAGTCCTTTAAATCCTCACACACTGGCCAACCAGAGGAGTCCTTTAAATCCTCACACACTGCAACTGTCCAACCAGAAGAGTCCTTTAAATCTTCATCCACTGCAACTGTCCAATCACAAGAGTCCTTTAAATCCTCACACACTGAAACTGTCCGACCAGAGGAGCCCTTACAATCCACACATACTGGAACTATCCAATTAGAGGAGCCTTTTAAAACCTTACAAACGGCAATTGTCAAGTCAGAGGAGTGCTGTAGCTCCATACAACTGGCGGCTGCCCTGTCAGAGAGGCTTTTTGATAGCTTACAAACTGAAACTGTCCATTCAGAGGGACCCTATAACTCCTTATGGACTGCAACTGACAAATCAGAGGAGTTAAACAGACTTCTACAGACATCAACTGTCCAACTGTCTACTACATCCCCTCAATCATTGGACTTATATAACTCTGAAGAGGCAGAAACGGGCAAACGAAGAAAGCATTACATCTTGCAAAAGTCTGCGCATGTCACATTGGATGACCACAAAGGCCAAGCAGTACCTAACTGCTCGAAGGTACTGTATCAGTCCATGAGCACAACAGTCCCAGCAGAGAGGCATTACACCATGAAGGCATCAGAAGACCAAGTAGACTGCATAATTAACTCTGGGCAGAGACCATCTTCCCAGTTTGCAGTGCCTCAGTATGTTAAGCAGACACCTACTGTCCAATCAGAAGAGATCTATCTATCAAAGACATATGACAGTCACTGGAGTGACAGTGTCACTGCAAATAAGGTGGCTGTTGAAG CTCCACCCGTGAGAATTACAACACATTGTGAGGCTGAAAGGAACAAGTCTGTTGAAGTTGGTGAACCCATAGTGCTGCGGTGTGAGATATCAGATCCTAACGCTCAAGTTAATTGGTACAAGGATGGAATGAATCTACGTGAAACAGCTGGGCAAGACATCTTGACAGAGGGCTCCATAAGAACACTGGCTATCCAGTCAGCGATGCTGTCTCATTCAGGGATTTACAGCTGCAAGACAACAGATGATGCAATGCAGTTTCATGTGGATGTTGAAG CTCCACTTCTGAAGTTTTCAGCTTTGTCTGAGGGTGATCAGAAAAAGACGGTCATGACGGGCTTTCCCATTGCTCTACAATGTGAGCTGTCAGACCCCACTGGACAAGTCAGTTGGTACAAGGATGGAACAAAGCTCTTACCTGAAAATGGTGTAGACATCCAGTCAGAGGGAAATTTGAGGAGTCTAGTTGTCCCATCAGCCGAGCGATCTCACACTGGCGTTTACCGCTGTGAGTCAAAGGATGATGACATCCAGTTTGCTGTGGAAGTAAAAG CACTACCTGGGAAGTTCTCAGAGCTTCAAGAGAGCGACAGGACCAAGTCCGTTCAAGAAGGTTCTCCCATTGTCCTCAGCTGTGAACTTTCTGATGATCCTTCTGCTCATGTCGACTGGTACAAGGATGGGTTGAAACTCCTACCACAAAACAATACGGAAATACAGTCAGATGGTCTAAAGAGGACACTACTCATTCACTCAGCTGAAAACATACATGGTGGCACCTATGAATGTTCAACATCAGCCGACACCATTGCATTTAAAGTGGACGTAGAAG GCCGATCGCCACAGATCATGCCAATCCCACTGTCAGAAAAATACAAGATGATTGCACTTGGTTGTCCAATTATCCTCCAGTGTAAGGTCTCAGACCCTCTCGCCCAGGTTTCCTGGTTTAAAGATGAGTTGGAGCTTTTTTGCAAAACTGGCCTTGATATGAAAAGAGATGGCACCCTGAGAAAATTAATTATCCATTCTGCTAAGGTCTCTGATTCTGGCCTCTACAGTTGTAGCCTGGCTGATGATGTTGTGGCATTCCATGTGGACGTTGAAG CTTCTCCTGTGAGGTTTTCAGCCCTTCCAGTGGTCGCAAGAAACAAATTTGTTGAAGCAGGCTGCCCAATTAAGCTGCAGTGCGAAGTATCAGAGCAAACTGCCCAAGTCTATTGGCACAAGGATGGAGAGCAGCTATTTCCAAAGAGTGAATGGGAAatccaaacaaaagaaaaattgagAGCGTTGGTTATTCCATCAGCAGAAGTCAGACACTCTGGGTTGTACAGCTGTGAGGCCGCAGATGACCGTATAGAATTCAAGGTGGATGTTGCAG CTATTCCAGAGGCtgagaggagcaaatctgttgaAGCAGGCAGCCCGATCAATCTGCAGTGTGAGATCTCAGACCCTACAAGCCAGACCTGCTGGTGTGAGGATGGAATAAAACTCTTGCCGAAATCAGGAATAAACATCGATTCAGAGGGCAAAGAGAGGGCACTTGTTATGAAGTCGGCCACGTCTTCATGTTCTGTGGTGTACAGTTGTaaaac tgatgatgattcagATTTCAACGATTTCTATGTGGAGGTGAAAG CGCCACCGGTAACATTTGTTGATATCCCAGAGGAGGACCTTTTCAAGAGTGTTGTGGAAAACGAACAGCTTGTTCTGTCATGTGAAGTATCAAGGGCTGATGGTGTTGTCCATTGGTACAAAGATGGAACTGAAATGCAACCATGCAACAATATCACAATGCAAGCAGAGGGCAACACAAGGAATCTGACAGTACATTCAGCCCAATTGTCCGACACAGGCACATACACATGCCGTGCAGGGGACAACGTTCTAATGTACAAGGTTAACATACGAG AACCCCCGGTGGTGATAATCTACCCCAAGGAGGACGTCCACCTTGACCGTCATGTCCCTGAGGAAATTATTCTTAGCTGCGAATTGTCTCGTCCAAATGGTGTTGTCAGCTGGTACAAAGATGGCCAAAAGCTGCAAGAGAGCGAGAACATCAAGCTCAAGATAGAAGGCCCTTATCGACGGCTGAAGATTATTTCTAGTGGAGTCGAAGATTCTGGAGAATATGTTTGTGATACAGCTGACGCTTCAATATTCTTTCACCTTACTATTACAG AACCTCCGGTGCGGATTGTGTCCCCAAGTCAGTCCCAAATGGAACTGTGCCAGCAGACCTCTGAGAGGATGGTATTGAGCTGCGAGATTTCACGGCCCAATGCAGTGGTACGCTGGTATCGAGACGGACTGGAAGTGGAGGAGAATGACAACCTTATCTTAGAGGTGGATGGTGTCTACAGAAGACTTATTATACCAGAAACTACCGTCAAAGATTCAGCTGAATATGTCTGTGATACTGCAGATGAGTCTGTGACATTCTTTGTAAACATAGCAG AGCCTCCTGTTCGCTTCGTACGTCCAAGGAAGATGGCAGGAAGAGTGGACAAAGTGGTTGGGGAGACTCTGGTTCTAGACTGTGAGGTTTCAAGATCAAATGCCGAGGTCAACTGGAAGAAGAATGGGGAAGAAGTAGAAGACTCCAAAAATATCACCATCCTTGAGGATGGTGTCATGCGTCAACTAACTGTTCACTCACTAACAATGGAAGATGCTGGGAAATATGTCTGCGATGCAAAGGATGATGTGATGGATTTCACTGTAAACGTGCAAG agTTGCCTGTAAAAATTCTTGGAAAAACCGATGCAAAGACAGAAAAGCAGTTCTTAGTATCAGATGACATCATTCTTGTGTGTGAACTATCAAGACCCAATGCCTCAGTCAGCTGGTACAAAGATAATCAGCTAATTGATAACACTGAGCGATACTGTAGCGAGGAGCAAGGCGTTTTCCGATCACTGGTTGTCTTAAATGCTGGGCTTGAAGATTCAGCAGAGTACACCTGTGATGCAGTGGACGATAAGATGGTCTTCTATATCACTGTCAAAG AGCCTGAAGTGCAGATCATTGGGAACTCAGGCCACCCAGAGCATCATATCCTGGTAGAAGGAGATGACCTTATTTTGGAGTGTGAGGTGTCTCGGTCAAATGCCCCCGTTCAGTGGTTATGCAATGGCGTGATACTGAAACCAGACACTCGTATAAAAATTGACAGCTATGAAGTTGTGAGGAAGCTTGTCATCACTGGACTCCAGCCCTCCGACTCTGGTAAATACATTTGCGATGCCATTGATGACAAACTGACAACGATTGTTGAAGTCCAAG AGCTGCCAGTCAAGTTTGAgaataaaaaagcaaacaataaCGTCTCAGCCTATGAAAATGAGAGCGTTACGCTGCGTGCCATTGTGAGCCGAGAAAGAGCTAATGTTCGGTGGGTGAAAGATGGCCAACTATTGAACGGGGACAACATTCACATCTCCAGTGAGGGTAATACCCACAAGCTCACTATTAATCCCCTGCAGCTGTCAGATTCTGGGGAATATGTCTGTGACGTAAACACAGATGAGATGTATTTCAGTCTTTTAGTCAAAG aaatgaaagtgaaatTTATCCGACCACTGGAGAATGCTTTGTCTCTGGAGGGCAGTACCCTTATATTACGATGTGAGATAAACAAGCCCAAAGGAGATGTTCAGTGGCTAAAAGCTGGCCACGAGATCTCTCCAAGCCGTCGGCACACGATAAGGGCACAAGGCCGCGAACGAAGCTTTACCATCCACCAACTAGTGAAAGAAGATGCTGGAGAATATGCCTGTGAATCCACAGATGACAGGACCTCAGCTACTGTCACTGTAGAAA CTCCCCGTGTTGTTGAGTTCATAGCAGAGCTCCGTAACATCACGGTCTGTGAAGGAGAAGATGCAATATTTAAGTGTGTGGTCTCACCAGAGGACAGTCGGTTGGTGTGGAGCTTAAATGGCAAGCAAGTAACTCTAAATGAGCGCACTGTCACTTCAAGTAACGGACTATGCCACATGCTCTGCATCCACAACTGCATGGTTTCAGATAGCGGCAGAGTAACAGCTGATGCAGAGGGGTTGGTATCAGAGGCAGAACTCCACGTTCAAG AGCAACAGGTGTTGTTTACCAAGAAGATGACACCAGTTGTAGCTGAAGAGTACAGTGAGGCAACTCTAGAGGTGGAGGTGAGTCTGGATTCAGGAGAAGTGCAGTGGATGAGGCAAGGGGTGCTGATCCACCCTGGAGCCAAGAATACCCTGAAACACAAGGGCCGAAAACACAGTCTCACCATCTACAATCTGGCCATGTCTGACCGGGGCACCTACAGCTGTGAAACCCTCCATGACCGCACGCAAGCCCAGCTCACAGTGGAAC CTAGAAAAATCACAATCAAGAAAGGGCTGACTGACATTAaaaccacagagagagaaacagcatCTTTTGAGGTGGAGCTCTCCCATCCCGATGTCCAAGGAACCTGGATGAGAAACGCAATCCAGCTCAAGCCAACAAATCACTTCCGTATGAGTTCCAAAGGACAAGTCCACAGTCTCACTATCTCTAACCTATCAGTGGAAGACACTGGCACCTTTATGTTCTGTGTAGACAATCTGAAGACGACTGCGAGGCTTGTTGTGAAGG AGCCTCCAGTGACCATTTTCAGAAAACTGGAAGACCAGAAATTCCCTGACGGTGCAGTAATCTCTATCGAGTGTGAGCTATCAAGACACAATGTTGATGTGAAATGGATAAAG AACGGGGTTGAGCTGAAGCCAAGCAAGGACTTGCGAATTTATGCAATGGGAAGGAAACGGTTTCTTCAGATCATGAAATGTCATGTCAGTGATTCTGGCATGTACACCTGCGATGCTGGAGATACTACTACATCCTGCACTGTGGAGGTCTACG AGCGTGAGCTGCTCATCCTGCAGCGCCTGGTGGACGTGGACATCCAGGAAGATCAGAACGCGGTGTTTGTTTGTGAGGTCTCAGTGGAGGATGTGCCAGGAGAATGGTACAAAAATGGGGAGAGAATACAACCGACCAGCACCATCAAGATACGGCAGGAAG GGACCAAACATTTTCTTCTTATGTGCAATGTGAGAGCAGAGGACTCTGGAGAGATCAAGTTTGTCACCAGACATGTTGAATCTGTCGCTTCCCTGGAGGTGGAAG AGATTCCTGTCAACATTGTGAAGCCTCTGCAGGATACGACCGCCCTGGAGAAGAGCCGCGTGCTCCTCGACTGCACCGTGTCCAACCCCAGATGTAGCATCCGCTGGTACAAAGGCAGCAATGTCGTGCTGCCCTCCGAACGCTTTGAGATCTGCAGTGAAGGCTGTTATCGGAAACTGATCATCCAGCAGGTGGTGCTGGATGATGAGGGCACGTACAGCGTGCAGGTCGGAGAGTATACATGCTCTGCAAAACTGACAGTGGAGG CCCAGTCAGTGTTAATGGTGAGTGAGCTGAAGGATGTGGAGGTCACGGCCCCTGGTGAAGCCTGCTTTGAATGTGAGGTCTCAGTCCCTGTTCTCAAAGCTCCTATGTGGAGTCTGAATGGGGAGCCGCTACAGCCCAGCTCTCGGGTACGCCTGGAGAAGATGGGCACGGTCCACAGGCTGACCCTCAGACAAACCTCCCCGGACATGAGCGGAGTGGTGGAGTTCACCTCTGGGAAAGCACAAAGCAGAGCCCAGCTTCGGGTACTGA GTGATCCGTGA